The proteins below are encoded in one region of Enhydrobacter sp.:
- a CDS encoding response regulator transcription factor — MRVLLVEDNPELVPLLTKGLSQGGLAADSVGTVADARRALGAMNFAAVVLDLGLPDEDGLALLREMRRGGDATPVLVLTARDAITDRVTGLREGADDYLAKPFAMEELVARLQALLRRPGNLLGRLLTFGNIALDTEGRQVLVDGTVRTFPARETAVLEILLRRGGNVAPKRLFEDHLFGLSGEVASNAVEVYVHRLRKLLVDAGATVKIHTVRGVGYLMAEDKS; from the coding sequence ATGAGAGTGCTTCTCGTCGAGGACAACCCGGAGCTGGTGCCGCTCCTGACCAAGGGGCTGTCGCAGGGCGGCCTGGCGGCGGATTCGGTCGGCACTGTCGCGGATGCGCGGCGTGCGCTCGGCGCGATGAATTTCGCCGCCGTCGTGCTGGACCTCGGTTTGCCGGACGAGGACGGCCTCGCCTTGCTGCGCGAGATGAGACGCGGCGGCGACGCGACGCCCGTGCTGGTGCTGACTGCCCGCGATGCCATCACCGATCGGGTCACCGGCTTGCGTGAAGGCGCCGACGACTATCTCGCCAAGCCGTTCGCGATGGAGGAGCTGGTGGCCCGCCTGCAGGCCCTGCTGCGTCGCCCGGGCAATCTGCTGGGACGCCTGCTCACCTTCGGCAATATCGCGCTCGACACGGAAGGGCGGCAGGTCCTCGTCGACGGCACGGTGCGCACTTTTCCGGCCCGCGAGACTGCGGTGCTCGAGATCCTTCTGCGCCGCGGCGGCAACGTGGCGCCCAAGCGGCTGTTCGAGGACCACCTGTTCGGCCTTTCTGGCGAGGTCGCATCGAACGCGGTCGAGGTCTACGTCCATCGCCTGCGCAAGCTGCTGGTCGACGCCGGGGCCACGGTGAAGATCCATACGGTCCGCGGCGTGGGCTATCTGATGGCCGAGGACAAATCCTAG